In Trichoderma asperellum chromosome 1, complete sequence, a single window of DNA contains:
- a CDS encoding uncharacterized protein (EggNog:ENOG41) — MSSIHRRPKDLIACSSASFSSSPFQLPIQSNPIQSNSPFLSLSSSSSSTFIHITENLSKMSAPEIPVGATIVHTFKQSFVDVPIDAENGNAIATTQFLDAAESLTTMFDVLGSVAFSPVKSDLLGNIKKLRDRQAAAPAESTNVQDLCRNELKTKKHTATEGLLWLVRGLEFTCLALSANVAKESEELADSFRNAYGSTLKPHHSFLIKPIFSAAMGACPYRKDFYSKLGADEAQVTSELRVYLAALDKIVGILKGFVESKEAKW; from the exons ATGTCGAGCATTCACCGCCGACCCAAAGACCTGATAGCGTGTTCatctgcctctttttcttcttctcctttccagctcccaatccaatccaatccaatccaatccaattcTCCATTTCTGTCtttgtcttcgtcttcttcttctaccttTATACATATAACAGAAAATCTATCCAAAATGTCTGCCCCTGAAATCCCTGTCGGCGCCACCATTGTCCACACCTTCAAGCAGTCCTTTGTGGACGTGCCCATTGATGCCGAGAATGGCAATGCCATTGCTACCACCCAGTTCCTCGATGCTGCCGAGTCCCTGACCACCATGTTTG ACGTCCTGGGCTCTGTTGCCTTCTCTCCCGTCAAGTCTGATCTGTTGGGCAACATCAAG AAGCTCCGTGACCGCCAGGCCGCCGCCCCTGCCGAGTCTACCAACGTCCAAGACCTCTGCCGCAACGAGctcaagaccaagaagcaCACTGCCACCGAGGGTCTTCTGTGGCTGGTCCG tGGTCTCGAGTTTACCTGCCTCGCCCTCAGCGCCAACGTGGCCAAGGAATCCGAGGAGCTTGCTGACTCCTTCCGAAACGCATACGGCTCCACCCTGAAGCCTCACCACAGCTTCTTGATCAAGCCCATTTTCAGTGCTGCCATGGGCGCCTGCCCATACCGTAAAGATTTCTACTCCAAGCTCGGAGCCGACGAGGCTCAGGTCACCAGCGAGCTGAGGGTCTACCTGGCCGCTCTCGACAAGATTGTCGGCATCCTCAAGGGTTTCGTGGAGAGCAAGGAGGCCAAGTGGTAA
- a CDS encoding uncharacterized protein (MEROPS:MER0033237~EggNog:ENOG41~CAZy:CE10~TransMembrane:2 (i168-187o193-214i)) — translation MDVVPDHLRKPTVPEPDDYVNPLEASSRWTLNARAQAIRYASSLGFSIANRTEPAAPTPSAEFWADSTLAECKGPKKIRVEVWTPPRLSIGPRAAVIALHGGGWILGQGTDNARWACAVMTSLDAVVFTVNYRLAPNYPFPTPIEDCVDAILQIAKRAAQFGIDPNRMILSGFSAGATTALSSWLIMNDPSRWNYTLPFAVPRITGLVLFYPGLDWTINRADKRLSCTRPDLTLSKGLTDLIDASYVYPPIPRHERADLRLSPGLMTDDIMKKLPPVHLCLCEYDMLLAEGTRFAKRLQSLKKTVTLRIVAGEKHAWDCPPPMIQKESVEVEYAEATQAIANWLGQAHDTDRESMRSMKTKRLRIPRPSFLLRSKSAGPF, via the coding sequence ATGGACGTCGTCCCGGATCACCTCAGGAAACCGACAGTGCCGGAGCCAGACGACTATGTCAACCCCTTGGAGGCCAGTTCCCGCTGGACCTTGAATGCGCGTGCTCAGGCCATCCGCTATGCGTCCAGCCTCGGTTTCAGCATCGCCAACCGCACTGAGCCCGCGGCTCCTACACCGTCCGCCGAGTTTTGGGCTGATTCTACGCTCGCCGAATGCAAGGGTCCCAAGAAGATCAGGGTCGAGGTGTGGACGCCGCCTCGTCTGTCCATCGGACCTCGAGCCGCTGTCATCGCTCTGCATGGAGGAGGATGGATTCTCGGCCAGGGAACCGATAATGCACGCTGGGCATGCGCTGTCATGACCTCGCTGGATGCCGTCGTCTTCACCGTCAACTATCGCCTGGCTCCCAACTATCCGTTCCCGACCCCCATCGAGGACTGTGTCGATGCCATCCTGCAGATAGCCAAGCGCGCTGCCCAGTTTGGCATCGACCCGAATCGCATGATCCTCTCTGGCTTTTCCGCAGGTGCCACCACAGCCCTCTCAAGCTGGCTCATCATGAATGACCCGTCGCGCTGGAATTACACGCTGCCCTTTGCAGTCCCTCGCATCACTGGCCTCGTGCTCTTCTATCCCGGCCTAGATTGGACCATCAACAGGGCAGACAAGAGGCTGAGTTGCACTCGTCCCGACCTTACCCTATCCAAGGGTTTGACAGATCTCATTGATGCCTCTTACGTCTATCCCCCAATCCCTCGCCACGAACGCGCAGATCTTCGGCTCTCCCCGGGCTTGATGACGGATGACATTATGAAAAAGCTACCGCCCGTCCATCTCTGCTTGTGCGAGTATGACATGCTTCTCGCTGAGGGTACCCGCTTCGCAAAGAGACTGCAGAGCCTGAAAAAGACCGTTACTCTGCGTATTGTTGCCGGCGAGAAGCATGCATGGGACTGCCCCCCGCCAATGATTCAAAAAGAGAGCGTGGAGGTCGAATATGCAGAGGCGACTCAGGCCATAGCCAACTGGCTTGGTCAGGCGCACGACACTGACAGGGAGTCGATGCGGTCCATGAAGACAAAGCGTTTGCGGATACCCCGGCCTAGTTTTTTGCTAAGGTCAAAATCAGCTGGTCCGTTTTGA